The following proteins come from a genomic window of Paramisgurnus dabryanus chromosome 19, PD_genome_1.1, whole genome shotgun sequence:
- the LOC135783628 gene encoding forkhead box protein Q1-like, translated as MSSEMQREHSDMVARRKYKRYSKQKMTYLGLIAYAIQNAPEKRLTFCELMNAIGALVDGDRKGLENNIRVCLSLNDCFVKVPINPECPNARRNFWKVDGSKITPKMLRRHFSSMRDILPDTHENTESSSARNPTVNNTKGTEAKKFTSSFSIESILRRECSAPTRPTYFTSSYSNVDNGWSCKRKAWDYPDQTECASFRGSNSHFTFPPYSQGQMNDRCISVSPPSKRTCPASELSYNYFDNIRQFTSNSVTWAYL; from the exons ATGTCCTCCGAGATGCAGAGAGAGCACAGCGACATGGTTGCCAGAAGAAAATACAAGAGATACTCCAAGCAGAAAATGACCTACCTTGGTCTCATCGCCTATGCCATCCAAAACGCACCGGAGAAAAGATTAACGTTTTGCGAG TTAATGAATGCCATTGGAGCGTTGGTGGATGGAGATCGAAAAGGCCTTGAAAATAATATCAGAGTATGCTTATCATTAAACGACTGCTTTGTAAAG GTGCCTATAAACCCAGAGTGTCCAAACGCAAGACGCAATTTTTGGAAAGTGGATGGAAGTAAAATTACTCCAAAGATGCTGCGACGACACTTCAGTAGTATGCGTGACATCCTCCCAGACACTCATGAAAACACAGAAAGTTCCTCGGCGAGGAATCCAACTGTAAACAACACTAAAGGCACCGAGGCGAAGAAGTTCACCAGCTCATTTTCCATCGAGTCCATTTTGCGACGGGAATGCAGCGCCCCCACGAGGCCTACTTATTTTACAAGCAGCTACTCCAATGTAGACAACGGGTGGTCATGCAAAAGGAAGGCATGGGACTACCCCGATCAGACTGAATGTGCCAGTTTCAGAGGATCAAATTCACACTTTACTTTTCCACCTTACTCACAGGGCCAGATGAATGATAGATGCATTTCTGTCAGCCCTCCATCTAAAAGGACATGCCCTGCTTCTGAACTATCTTACAACTATTTTGACAACATCAGACAATTCACTTCCAATTCTGTGACATGGGCATACCTATAA